From Carya illinoinensis cultivar Pawnee chromosome 5, C.illinoinensisPawnee_v1, whole genome shotgun sequence, one genomic window encodes:
- the LOC122311317 gene encoding probable inactive receptor kinase At4g23740 — MEKMDRKFSLLFIFLFGTIFSHVATEPVEDKQALLDFLRNMSQSHSLNWTENYSVCTNWTGVLCNNDHSRIIELRLPGVGLRGPIPPNTLSRLSAIQTLSLRSNTLSGSFPSDFSNLLNLVAVYLQHNKFTGPLPLDFSVWKNLTVIDFSNNGFNGSIPTSISNLTHLMRLNLANNSLSGEIPDLDVPSLQQLNLSNNRLDGSVPKILQKFPSSAFSGNNLTTENALPPAFPVQPPNAQPPKKARRLREQAILGITIIGIVLLFAVIAVVMMLCSNRDGSGVPKKQKKKEVSLRKGVSGSQDKNEKLTFFEGNNLAFDLEDLLMSSAEVLGKGAFGTTYKAALEDGNTVAVKRLKEVSVGKREFVQQMEVVGSIRHEYVVALRAYYHSKDEKLVVYDYHGQGSVSAMLHGKRGEDGRTPLDWDTRLRIAIGAARGIAHIHTKNGGNKLVHGNIKASNTFLNSQGYGCVSDLGLAALMSPVSLPMRAAGYRAPEVTDTRKSSHASDVYSFGVLLLELLTGKSPVHNTGGHEVVHLVRWVNSVVREEWTAEVFDVELLRYPNIEEEMVEMLQIGLTCVTKMPEDRPNMQDVVKLVEEIRRVNKGKRPSADQKSEISTPSPVIADIGSSSVMGSSMVTP; from the exons ATGGAGAAGATGGACAGGAAATTCTCTCTCTTGTTCATATTCTTGTTTGGAACAATTTTCTCGCACGTTGCTACCGAACCAGTTGAGGATAAACAAGCATTGCTTGATTTTCTTCGGAACATGTCGCAATCGCACTCTCTCAATTGGACTGAGAACTATTCTGTATGTACAAACTGGACAGGAGTGTTATGTAATAATGATCATTCCAGAATCATAGAGCTCCGATTGCCAGGAGTTGGCTTACGTGGTCCAATTCCCCCAAACACTCTCAGTCGCCTATCGGCAATTCAGACTCTAAGCCTCAGATCGAATACTCTATCAGGTTCTTTCCCTTCTGATTTCTCCAATCTCTTAAACTTGGTCGCCGTTTATCTTCAACACAACAAGTTCACGGGCCCATTGCCTTTGGATTTCTCAGTTTGGAAGAATTTAACTGTCATTGATTTCTCAAACAATGGCTTTAATGGGAGTATCCCcacttcaatttcaaatttgacCCATCTCATGAGGTTGAATCTTGCCAACAACTCACTTTCGGGTGAAATTCCTGATCTCGATGTTCCTAGTCTGCAGCAGTTAAATCTATCCAACAATAGGCTTGATGGAAGTGTGCCCAAAATCCTTCAGAAATTTCCGAGCTCTGCGTTCTCTGGTAACAATCTAACAACGGAAAATGCTCTTCCACCTGCTTTTCCAGTTCAGCCTCCTAATGCTCAACCACCGAAGAAAGCGAGACGACTTAGAGAACAAGCAATACTGGGAATAACAATTATTGGAATTGTTCTGTTGTTTGCAGTTATTGCCGTTGTTATGATGCTTTGCTCAAATAGAGATGGAAGTGGGGTTCCTaagaagcaaaaaaagaaagaagtctCTTTAAGGAAAGGGGTTTCTGGGAGCCAAGACAAGAATGAGAAGCTTACCTTCTTTGAGGGGAATAATCTTGCATTTGATTTGGAGGACTTGTTGATGTCCTCTGCTGAGGTACTTGGCAAAGGAGCATTTGGTACAACATATAAGGCGGCTCTGGAGGATGGTAATACTGTGGCGGTGAAGAGGCTTAAAGAAGTGAGTGTGGGAAAACGGGAGTTTGTGCAGCAGATGGAAGTGGTTGGGAGTATTAGGCATGAATATGTAGTCGCGCTAAGGGCATATTACCATTCGAAGGATGAGAAGCTTGTGGTGTATGATTACCATGGTCAAGGGAGCGTATCGGCAATGTTACATG GTAAAAGAGGAGAGGACGGCCGGACTCCATTAGACTGGGACACCCGGCTCAGAATTGCAATCGGTGCAGCAAGAGGCATCGCTCATATCCACACAAAAAATGGTGGGAACAAACTTGTCCATGGAAATATAAAAGCCTCCAACACTTTCCTCAACTCCCAAGGATATGGTTGTGTGTCTGATCTCGGTTTAGCAGCATTGATGAGCCCCGTGTCTCTGCCAATGCGGGCTGCAGGATATCGAGCCCCAGAAGTAACAGACACCCGGAAATCATCCCATGCATCTGATGTCTACAGCTTTGGTGTGCTGCTGCTTGAGCTTCTCACAGGAAAGTCGCCTGTACATAACACAGGTGGCCATGAGGTTGTTCACTTAGTCAGGTGGGTGAATTCTGTGGTTAGGGAAGAGTGGACAGCGGAAGTGTTTGATGTAGAGCTTTTGAGGTATCCTAATATAGAGGAGGAAATGGTAGAGATGTTACAAATAGGATTGACTTGCGTTACTAAAATGCCAGAGGATAGACCAAACATGCAGGATGTAGTGAAACTAGTGGAAGAAATTCGTCGAGTGAACAAAGGAAAGCGACCATCAGCCGATCAGAAGTCAGAAATCTCAACCCCATCACCTGTTATAGCTGATATAGGATCCTCCTCTGTCATGGGATCCTCCATGGTTACCCCTTGA
- the LOC122310445 gene encoding receptor-like protein EIX2 produces MVLVLHSNKFGGHIPLELCQQTSLQILDLGNNNFSGSIPRCFGNFTAMMRQEGYDRIFDFGPPNGGYSQKAFLVTKGMEYEYRNTLPLVISMDLSSNNLVGEIPEELTTLIGLRFLNFSHNQLHGKIPDKINAVKLLESLDVSMNQLTGVIPQSMANLTFLSQLNLSYNNLSGRIPSSTQLRSFSALSFIGNHDLCGAPLTTSCNGDDTPLVSTTSPNVEDEGSEDSGWIEMKWFYISMPLGFAVGFWAVIGPLAFRKDWRSAYFKFFDDIKYKLMFGGV; encoded by the coding sequence ATGGTTCTGGTGCTTCATTCGAATAAGTTTGGTGGTCATATTCCTCTGGAGCTTTGTCAACAAACTTCCCTTCAAATCTTGGACCTTGGAAATAACAACTTCTCAGGATCTATTCCAAGATGCTTTGGTAATTTCACCGCGATGATGAGACAAGAAGGCTACGACAGAATCTTTGATTTTGGCCCACCAAACGGAGGATACTCACAGAAAGCATTCTTGGTAACGAAGGGAATGGAGTATGAATATAGAAATACACTGCCTCTCGTCATAAGCATGGACCTCTCGAGCAACAATTTAGTTGGAGAAATCCCTGAGGAACTCACCACTCTCATCGGCCTGCGATTCTTGAACTTCTCCCACAATCAACTCCACGGAAAGATTCCAGACAAGATCAATGCCGTGAAATTATTGGAGTCTCTCGATGTCTCAATGAATCAACTCACCGGTGTAATACCTCAAAGCATGGCGAATTTAACATTCTTGAGTCAGTTAAACTTGTCGTACAATAACTTATCTGGCAGAATTCCCTCAAGTACTCAGTTACGAAGCTTCAGTGCACTGAGTTTCATAGGCAACCATGATCTTTGTGGAGCTCCACTTACAACCAGCTGCAATGGGGATGACACGCCCTTGGTGTCAACAACGAGTCCAAACGTTGAAGATGAAGGCAGCGAGGATAGCGGATGGATTGAGATGAAGTGGTTTTATATTAGCATGCCATTGGGATTTGCAGTGGGGTTTTGGGCTGTAATTGGTCCATTGGCATTCAGGAAGGATTGGAGATCTGCTTACTTCAAGTTTTTCGATGACATCAAGTATAAACTCATGTTTGGTGGTGTTTGA